One Bemisia tabaci chromosome 4, PGI_BMITA_v3 genomic window, CGAGGTCTCAAACTCAAATGTTTTCAGGACAAAGGCGATTCCTGAGAGAGAAGTTTTCTCAGGAGAGGTTTCcgtcaaacttttaaaaaaacccgagttttcGGTCTAAATGGTTATCAGTCACCGTACTGATAGCTTAACTTCCGTGGGCCAAGATCTCTATTTCCATGGACGATCACAAATATCTTAACCGTAATATTTTCATAGCATATTTAGTCTCACTAGAACAGTGAGAGTTTCTCtctcaacactgaaaaaaaatttacgggctgtatagacttattgtccgttccgggctcagaggccgaaagtttcgggtagcttcgactgctccgggtaccaagcccgaaacgcggacggtatgtctatatctgccatgatagcgaagagagcagtaagtgcatggtgggatgaacctcgatgtgctaaccgtggctcatacagaaatgcacttactgctctcttcgctatcacggcagatatTGGCCGTAAGAACGGCTCTCACGGTcggagtatttttttctgtgaatgtGGATTTACCGGTGCCGGTATGACGGACGGCGGTGTAAGAAGAAGGCGGAGATCGTCTTCCTCGTCAGGCTGAGGTTCGGTCGTCTGGACGTCTTCGTCTTCACGTTCTATCGACGACAACGCCCACGACACCGTGTTCGACGTCGGTGGTAGTTCCGCCGAGGACTTCTCTTCTTCAGGAGGTGGCTCTTGGTTCTCCTCCGCCTTCATATTGACCCCTGGAGGCGGTTCCGGGAAGGCCGGCGACAGATCTCCCCTGTCCGCGACCTCCTCTGGCTCTGGGTCGCGCATGTTCTCGTCCTTCTCCAAGACGAGCGTGTCTTCTCGGCTTTTGGGCCGTCCGCCGTCGATTCGGTTCCGCAGATAGCTGCGCAGGTCGTCCTCGTCTGCGGTCGGCACTTCACCTGGcagcaaaatgaagaaaaagttacCCCTTAACGTTATCATCAAAGATGGTGgtcatttcaagaaaaaactattCTGTTGCATCGAAGTAACGATAACGATAACGATATGATCCAGAACAACGGTTTCCAGTATGTGAAAGTCcacccactgaaaaaaaaaaattcacgggcCCTATAGACATGCCGTCCGTTCCAAGCTCAGAGGCGGAAAATGccaggtgctggagccgtggtTTCGATAGCTCCAGGTGCTAtgcctggaactttcggcctctgcctctgagcccggaacgcggacggtatgtctatatagcccgtaagtaaggcttccacggccagagtttgttttttttccctcagCAAATCAGTTTGATGTCTGTCTAAAATTAGTTCAATATCACTGCAATTATATAAATTTGAGGTCAAAGGGATCCTGACGCACTGTTACACGAATTTATGTTAGACGGACCCATTTATGtcaatgaagtgaaaagataaTGTCGGTAGATCTTgttatttaaaatctaaaagATCCGGAGGGATCGATGCTGCAGATCTTGGGCGTAGCTGTTatgaggcgggggggggggaggggggcggagaGCCtgctccaaaaatttgaaatactatcactccccccctccccccctaaaaaattagaacttcAAATAAATACCTTAATTTCCTTGCTACACAATGCAACGTGAGAAGGAAAGGAGCAGAACGatttaataaaatcaaaatgtGTAATAACGTATGATGTCGGGGTGCCCTTAAACGGCATCTGAAATgcattaatattttcaaatttttctaggATTGTCCCCAGGATTGAACCCCCTTTACACAGAGGGGTATTCCATATCTCCCAGTCACCCCCCTCCCGGTTAGTGGGGTTGGGGCTAGTGCTCATTTTTTAGAGAAACccagcaaccccccccccccccgccccccaccacCCCCCTTTGGCAAATGATCTAGCTACGCCtatacttgaaatttgaaatatataGTGATGACTTCAGCTACCACTTACCCCTACGGCTATTGTCAGCCGCAAACCCAAGTAGCTGGGTattctgactcattttattaGGTTCCCTACTCCTTTCAAGCTTTTCTAGGAGTCGATCCGTGGTATTCTGAGCTTTAATCAGTTTGTCCCAAAGCTGTCTATCAGAGGGATCCGAAAGCGCCCATCCGATGTTCGGAAAACCCGAGGCGGGCTCCTGCTGCCGCCTTTCCTCTTCGATTTTGGGCAGCTCAGAATACAGATCATCGAGGCTCTCACCGTGCCCCTCGTCACTGTTTTCAGTGGTTTCACCATCCGTGGCGTCGGGATCTGTGAGCACACTGATTTCCGTTTTCTCCTTCGATTCACGCGTCTTGGCACGGTTTGTGCGGTCATCTGTTGTTTCAATCTTTTTATTGGGTTCTTTAACGTCAGTTTTTCCATCTCCACGAATTTCTTTATCGGGTTTTTTAACGTCAGTTTTTCCGTCTCCACGAATCTCTTTACCGGGTTCTTTAACGTCAGTTTTTCCATCTCCACGAATCTCTTTATCGGGTTCTTTCACGTCAGTTTTTCCGTCGCCACGAATCTCTTTTTCGGGTTCTTCAACGTCGTCTCCGCGTGACTTCGCTGAGGTTTTTGTAATATTGTTGGTCGCACTCGTGGTGAAGTTTCTCTCCTTGGAAGTAGTTGTATTCCCGGATAACTTGATCCCTGCCTTTGTGGTGATTCTTCCATCGCTTTTGGTTTCCGCTTCGTTGGAAGGTGTCTCGGTCGTGTTCTCATCGAAGTCGTCGGAAATATCATCCGGCAGTGGATCATCCATATCCTCGGTCAGATCCTCGATTTCTATTGGATTTTTGTcgatttcttttattttgggacgatcagattttttcccctcaaagaTGAAGATTCCTTCTTCATCTGGATGGATGGTCGGAACTTCGCTTGGTTGCTGTTTGTAGGGCTCGACACTGGATGGAAAACCAGGCGccttttcggggaaatttttagaaactgaAATTATTGGCTTTGGTACAGGTTCGTGAACTTCAAGTCTCATATCTTTGGATTGTGAAGGATGTTTAAAAGCAGGCGTCATATCATATTCTTTTTCAGTTCGTGCTAGTTGTCCGTAGTCATTAAATTTTGACACCGATTTTCCCTCAGACTCTATGATTTTGAAGAGTTTTTCAGTGCTCATAGTTGTTACAGTCCTTTCATCGTACTCATCCTTCCTCTgtttttcacctttttcttcctcctcttctgcATCACCAAAAATTTCATAGGTTTTTTCAGGGGGTGTCGTCATAGCAGCCTCCCTCTCTGTTTCCACTTTTTCATCCTCTGCTCTTGCATCTTCTTTTCCCAAATCATCGAAGACCAGATTAGTTTTTTCAGTGATGGTCTCTGTGTATTTCCTCTCCTCGTTCCCTTTTGCATTCTCTCCtcgtttttcttctttattttcatcGTCGTCGTCCTTACCATCATTGTAATCCTTCTCATCCTTTTCATCCTTGTCATCATCGTCATCTCCCGTACCCCTTCTACCTATGTCCGCTTCTCTCACGTTACGCATCGAAAATTCTCTCTTTTTAGACCCTTCGGTATGATCATTATTTTCTGAATGAAGGCTACCATTCTTGGTTGTAACGTAATTTTTTCTGTCTATGAAGTTGTTCCACCCACCTTCACTTCTAAAACTGGTGCTGGGAAATTCGTTCCTCTCTTTTTCATCGCTGCCAATGTGGTAGGCTGAGCTGCTATTATGGTCTGTGTCCGATATTGCAGTCCTCGGCGTTCTTCTTGCTCGTATGGAATTTGcctgaattttttcctgatcacCCGTGATATCCGCAGGAACCctgaaaatggtaaaatattcaaatcgGTGTCTATTTCAATACACCTCTCCTAGGAG contains:
- the LOC109033537 gene encoding uncharacterized protein, with translation MRSKFVVTALLKTLCFLLLCGEAISENTRCRGDASSTQLICAAQDLDLFGGDATGARYVKRQAIQHRKRVPADITGDQEKIQANSIRARRTPRTAISDTDHNSSSAYHIGSDEKERNEFPSTSFRSEGGWNNFIDRKNYVTTKNGSLHSENNDHTEGSKKREFSMRNVREADIGRRGTGDDDDDKDEKDEKDYNDGKDDDDENKEEKRGENAKGNEERKYTETITEKTNLVFDDLGKEDARAEDEKVETEREAAMTTPPEKTYEIFGDAEEEEEKGEKQRKDEYDERTVTTMSTEKLFKIIESEGKSVSKFNDYGQLARTEKEYDMTPAFKHPSQSKDMRLEVHEPVPKPIISVSKNFPEKAPGFPSSVEPYKQQPSEVPTIHPDEEGIFIFEGKKSDRPKIKEIDKNPIEIEDLTEDMDDPLPDDISDDFDENTTETPSNEAETKSDGRITTKAGIKLSGNTTTSKERNFTTSATNNITKTSAKSRGDDVEEPEKEIRGDGKTDVKEPDKEIRGDGKTDVKEPGKEIRGDGKTDVKKPDKEIRGDGKTDVKEPNKKIETTDDRTNRAKTRESKEKTEISVLTDPDATDGETTENSDEGHGESLDDLYSELPKIEEERRQQEPASGFPNIGWALSDPSDRQLWDKLIKAQNTTDRLLEKLERSREPNKMSQNTQLLGFAADNSRRGEVPTADEDDLRSYLRNRIDGGRPKSREDTLVLEKDENMRDPEPEEVADRGDLSPAFPEPPPGVNMKAEENQEPPPEEEKSSAELPPTSNTVSWALSSIEREDEDVQTTEPQPDEEDDLRLLLTPPSVIPAPVETPLVEEPLQMISVPVEEPKPKTEEPPSKTEKPPPKTEKPPPKTEKPPPKTEKPPPKTEMPPPKTEKPPPMAEKPPPKTEKPPPKTEMPPPKTEKPPPKTEKPPPKTEEPSPKTENPPPKAKNPPPKAEKPPAKAENPPFKAEEPSPKAEKPPPKAENPPPKAVKPPPTSLSPLSQRHVVTSNNGVTSPKITGAAVPKLNWTDVATAWELSLQEGVELDSTSAARQLGPWRNAQQRHPISQKLEQRQPITQKLEQRQPITQKLEQRQPITQKLEQRQPIPPKLQKPDQRKPSSPPKSMKKSSAIPRATEAAPAEAPKSRLPSFRVTARKANLQREPKILGASFLDLTQHPYVAVLAGKLETRLVFLCTTTILSETWALSCAHCFFVDGEELVINRLVVVTGQTSLDLSNLSPNSAIYVAKEIHIHPMYAEKSFESITHDLGLVRVRRPFKFNDFVQMIPIRALPLPYLTDPDTDTLIPLLTQSFNWNSKTRELEAINVTLRRGDVDPCPCINWRLSRGLFCTFRRPRETICHGDFGGPLVYRRQLIGVAQGIRSARCDRAYILEDEDCEDASKYAMYINTCIFLDWLNRHVPGVPHQPEECYRLLNAEAGQAVASATPVLLVAMASSSFFFVNTL